A stretch of the Thalassotalea euphylliae genome encodes the following:
- a CDS encoding response regulator has product MEINQGHVFLVEDDTSLADLVQDYFQRQGYQVSVEGQGDKAVERIVAAKPDLIILDLMLPGKNGLDICRELRPQLDTPILMLTARTDDIDQIVGLEVGADDYICKPVKPRLLLAKVNATLRRGAKIANQVAIEEAAAPVATQTIAPGIIKCGTLTVNKNKQEVFLANEAIELTTNELELLYQFVVNADQILSRDDLLNTLRGFGYDGLDRTVDMLVSRLRKKLGDNSTKPSKIKTVWKKGYLLVADAWQ; this is encoded by the coding sequence ATGGAAATTAATCAAGGGCATGTCTTTTTGGTTGAGGATGACACCAGTTTAGCGGACTTGGTTCAAGATTATTTTCAGCGTCAAGGTTACCAAGTGTCTGTGGAAGGGCAAGGTGATAAGGCGGTTGAACGCATAGTTGCGGCTAAACCGGATCTGATCATTCTCGATTTAATGCTGCCTGGAAAAAATGGGCTAGATATATGTCGAGAGCTACGACCACAACTTGATACGCCGATCTTAATGCTAACGGCGCGAACAGATGATATTGATCAAATTGTTGGCTTGGAAGTTGGCGCTGATGATTACATCTGCAAGCCAGTTAAGCCGAGATTGCTACTGGCAAAGGTAAATGCGACCTTGCGCCGCGGTGCAAAAATCGCTAATCAAGTAGCAATTGAGGAAGCTGCGGCTCCCGTTGCGACACAAACTATCGCACCGGGCATTATTAAATGCGGCACCTTAACCGTTAACAAGAATAAGCAGGAAGTCTTTCTTGCCAATGAGGCGATTGAGCTAACCACAAATGAGTTAGAACTGCTTTACCAGTTTGTGGTGAATGCTGATCAAATATTGTCGCGTGACGATTTACTTAACACCCTACGTGGCTTTGGTTACGACGGCTTAGATCGCACTGTTGATATGTTGGTATCGCGTCTGAGAAAAAAACTGGGTGACAACTCCACCAAGCCGAGCAAGATTAAAACGGTGTGGAAGAAAGGCTACTTATTGGTTGCTGATGCATGGCAATAG
- a CDS encoding ATP-binding protein, with protein sequence MKNLFIRLYLFLILTLVGLGWSIDLLYNATLNKAVVAERQLTSDLELHKGTFFLLETELKRQPAPTREQHLTAITTSFGYPVSLLHLAELTSIAERVETPLSQAQLDYLSLGGIVTLYDDIAGESWFFKTLTPTQANPRISAEAIKFAPAEPANIIALGPILTESAEQTDAVYTLIFFIGLALVVFIWVWPISRGLMSLTKAATIFGRGDFSVRASTKVAKPLEQLVLRFNSMAARIQRLIKSHQELSHAVSHELRTPIARIRFAMEIIRDEDDKAMVNQYIDTMDKSIEELDALVDELLVYARFDREEPQLELKSINLVNLAYDVCHRSALTEPELTFQINGINYQDANELSEVTCFADKEAMNRVVDNLVRNAVRYAKTTINIAISNDGQQASKSGSPEGSLHVQKPAAPQVKLAVQDDGPGIPEPDRQSLFEPFVRLEDTRDHKSGGIGLGLAIVKRYVELHKGRVDVDQAPLGGASFILTWPKQ encoded by the coding sequence ATGAAAAACCTTTTTATTCGGCTCTATCTGTTTCTTATTTTAACCTTGGTCGGGCTCGGTTGGAGTATTGATCTACTTTACAACGCAACCTTAAATAAGGCCGTGGTAGCTGAGCGCCAATTAACGTCAGACCTTGAGCTGCACAAAGGAACATTTTTCTTACTGGAGACCGAACTCAAGCGCCAACCTGCGCCAACTCGCGAGCAACATTTAACGGCAATCACCACCTCATTTGGTTATCCCGTCTCTTTACTGCATTTAGCTGAGCTAACATCGATTGCTGAGCGTGTGGAAACTCCTCTTAGTCAAGCTCAGCTGGACTATTTAAGCCTTGGTGGCATTGTTACGCTTTACGATGATATCGCTGGCGAAAGCTGGTTTTTTAAAACCTTAACGCCGACTCAAGCAAACCCGCGTATTAGCGCAGAAGCGATAAAGTTCGCCCCAGCAGAGCCAGCCAATATTATTGCCTTAGGGCCAATATTGACAGAAAGCGCAGAGCAAACCGACGCTGTTTATACTTTGATATTTTTTATTGGCCTAGCATTGGTGGTTTTTATTTGGGTGTGGCCAATTTCGCGCGGCTTAATGTCGCTTACCAAAGCTGCAACAATCTTCGGGCGTGGTGATTTTAGTGTCCGAGCTAGCACTAAAGTGGCGAAACCTTTAGAACAACTTGTTTTGCGCTTTAATTCGATGGCGGCGCGTATTCAACGTTTAATTAAATCGCACCAAGAGCTATCACATGCTGTTTCTCATGAGCTTAGAACGCCAATTGCCCGCATTCGTTTTGCCATGGAAATTATTCGTGATGAAGACGATAAAGCCATGGTCAATCAATACATAGATACCATGGACAAATCGATTGAAGAGTTGGATGCCTTGGTTGATGAGCTATTAGTTTACGCCCGCTTTGACCGTGAAGAACCGCAGCTTGAGCTTAAATCTATTAATTTGGTCAATTTAGCCTACGACGTTTGCCATCGATCTGCGTTAACGGAACCCGAATTAACTTTTCAAATAAATGGCATTAACTACCAAGATGCGAATGAACTAAGTGAAGTGACATGCTTTGCGGACAAAGAAGCGATGAATCGCGTGGTCGATAACTTAGTTCGCAATGCCGTGCGTTATGCCAAAACTACAATTAATATTGCTATCTCAAATGACGGTCAACAAGCCAGCAAGAGCGGTAGCCCAGAAGGGAGTTTGCACGTTCAAAAGCCAGCAGCGCCACAAGTAAAACTTGCGGTACAAGACGATGGCCCCGGTATTCCAGAGCCGGATAGACAATCCTTGTTTGAACCCTTTGTTAGGCTGGAAGATACACGTGATCATAAATCTGGCGGTATCGGCTTAGGGCTTGCCATCGTAAAACGCTACGTGGAGCTGCATAAGGGACGCGTTGACGTCGATCAAGCACCGCTTGGCGGTGCGAGCTTTATATTGACTTGGCCAAAGCAATAG
- a CDS encoding DUF3019 domain-containing protein: MDFLMVRPHRQLLAKLAATIGMLLPMLTISQVQAQAQNNSAPAEPLSQQSSKLANQANQANQANLARHAKSPMLIASPNVCELASGTYLCSMKAALIWEMPQAGHYCLYEQEELEPLKCWKNQWSGSHVMMFESDKPVTYILRSYQSANLLGDAIVQANINVIGTLEQRIRAKRRRRFLRIF, from the coding sequence ATGGACTTTCTGATGGTTAGGCCGCATCGACAACTGTTAGCGAAGTTGGCCGCAACAATTGGTATGTTATTGCCTATGCTTACGATTAGTCAGGTGCAGGCTCAGGCTCAAAACAACTCTGCACCAGCAGAACCGTTGAGCCAGCAATCAAGTAAACTAGCGAATCAAGCCAACCAAGCTAATCAAGCCAATCTAGCTCGCCACGCTAAGTCGCCGATGTTGATTGCGAGTCCCAATGTTTGTGAGCTTGCTTCGGGTACATATCTATGTTCAATGAAAGCTGCATTGATATGGGAAATGCCACAAGCTGGCCATTATTGTTTATACGAGCAAGAAGAATTAGAACCGTTGAAGTGCTGGAAAAACCAATGGTCAGGCAGCCATGTGATGATGTTCGAATCAGATAAGCCTGTTACGTATATCTTGCGCAGCTATCAATCTGCCAACTTGCTAGGTGATGCAATAGTGCAGGCAAATATCAATGTCATCGGTACGTTGGAACAGCGCATTCGTGCCAAGCGTCGCCGTCGTTTCTTACGGATATTCTAG